In the genome of Deltaproteobacteria bacterium, one region contains:
- a CDS encoding isoprenylcysteine carboxylmethyltransferase family protein, producing the protein MNSEYLLFLGLYLLGLLIRAGYEILKKAGRVQPKNKWAFALVFAAMCLLWASWFNLPPLDPFRVTLPDPVRWIGYGVLMVGFGLAIWAFLQLRGLENISRLVTTGLFSRIRHPMYAGFILWILGWVMVHGALFSLVFGAIGIGNILYWRLLEEKDLETRYGEDYRRYRKGTWF; encoded by the coding sequence ATGAACAGCGAATACCTCCTTTTCCTGGGTCTTTATCTGCTCGGCCTGCTCATCCGCGCCGGCTATGAGATCCTTAAAAAGGCCGGGCGGGTCCAGCCGAAAAATAAATGGGCCTTTGCCCTGGTCTTTGCGGCCATGTGCCTCCTGTGGGCCAGTTGGTTCAATTTACCTCCTTTGGATCCATTCCGTGTTACCCTGCCCGACCCGGTACGCTGGATTGGTTATGGGGTATTGATGGTGGGTTTTGGTCTGGCCATCTGGGCTTTTCTGCAGTTGAGGGGCCTGGAAAATATCAGCCGTCTGGTCACCACCGGCCTCTTTTCCCGGATACGCCATCCCATGTATGCCGGATTCATCCTCTGGATTCTGGGCTGGGTGATGGTCCACGGCGCGCTCTTCAGCCTGGTCTTTGGGGCAATAGGCATCGGGAACATCCTTTACTGGCGGCTCCTGGAGGAAAAAGATCTGGAAACCCGTTACGGCGAAGACTACCGGAGATATCGAAAAGGAACCTGGTTCTAA
- a CDS encoding ribbon-helix-helix protein, CopG family, with product MKSRTMVYLEVEQLQSLQKEARSQRISLAELMRRLVKEHLTKERGVPAAPKEAYLKIVGLGASGKKDISGNHDRYLGKAILREHTR from the coding sequence ATGAAATCCCGAACCATGGTTTATCTTGAAGTTGAACAGCTTCAATCCCTGCAAAAGGAGGCCAGATCTCAAAGAATTTCCTTGGCCGAACTGATGCGGCGTTTGGTGAAGGAACATCTTACTAAGGAACGAGGAGTACCGGCGGCCCCCAAAGAAGCCTATCTCAAAATTGTCGGATTAGGGGCAAGCGGGAAAAAAGACATTTCAGGAAACCACGATCGTTATCTGGGGAAGGCCATCCTCCGTGAGCATACTCGTTGA